In one Vampirovibrio chlorellavorus genomic region, the following are encoded:
- a CDS encoding nitroreductase family protein: MTPLDTLSAIEQRRSVKHYDPAFVMPDDHKQRLLSLALLSPSSFNIQNWRFVVVDDPEIRQKLKAAAWNQDQVTDASLLIVLCANLNSWAEQPERYWQTAPEEVRHFLVTAITNFYADKPQTQRDEAMRSCGIAAQTLMLAAKSMGYDACPMVGFDPEAVARIIRLPENHVIGLMVAIGKAVQPARPRGGQLPMDDVVIHNQFP; this comes from the coding sequence ATGACCCCACTCGATACCTTGTCCGCCATCGAACAACGGCGATCCGTTAAACATTATGATCCCGCCTTTGTCATGCCAGACGATCACAAGCAGCGTCTTCTGTCCCTGGCCTTACTTTCTCCCAGTTCATTCAATATCCAGAACTGGCGCTTTGTGGTGGTCGATGATCCAGAAATTCGTCAAAAACTCAAAGCAGCCGCCTGGAATCAGGATCAAGTGACCGATGCGTCCTTGCTGATTGTGCTGTGCGCCAACCTGAACAGCTGGGCGGAACAGCCCGAGCGCTACTGGCAAACCGCTCCCGAAGAAGTTCGTCACTTTTTAGTCACCGCCATCACCAATTTTTATGCGGACAAACCCCAAACCCAGCGGGATGAAGCAATGCGTTCCTGCGGAATTGCCGCCCAAACCCTGATGCTGGCCGCCAAGTCCATGGGTTATGACGCTTGCCCCATGGTGGGTTTCGACCCGGAAGCAGTGGCCCGGATTATCCGCCTGCCGGAGAACCATGTGATTGGCCTGATGGTGGCCATTGGCAAGGCCGTGCAGCCCGCTCGCCCCAGAGGTGGCCAGTTACCGATGGACGATGTGGTGATCCACAATCAATTTCCATAG
- the galE gene encoding UDP-glucose 4-epimerase GalE → MDLVTGGAGYIGSHFIKAYLDRFPESELVAVDNLSQGHAEALSFSPRIHFEKEDIGNTEAMVEILRKYEVKTVIHFAANCYVGESQENPAKYFQNNCVHTLNLFKAMQICGVKQIVFSSTCATYGNPVYSPLDEQHPQNPINVYGSTKLMIEQALRAYSLAQGWSYVALRYFNAAGADESGLIGERHDPETHLIPLILQTALGKRKAIQIYGNDYETPDGTCIRDYIHVNDLASAHIAAIQYLRANPGGEIFNLGSTRGSSVLEVINTCQSVTGREIHVDYSARRAGDPPMLVANAEKAQRLLGWTTQYDLRKIVETAWQWEQHPQFPSGR, encoded by the coding sequence ATGGATTTGGTAACCGGTGGGGCCGGTTATATCGGCAGCCATTTTATCAAGGCTTATCTGGATCGTTTTCCCGAAAGCGAGCTGGTAGCGGTAGACAACCTGTCGCAAGGGCATGCGGAAGCCCTCTCATTTTCACCTCGTATTCACTTTGAAAAAGAAGACATTGGCAATACAGAGGCTATGGTGGAAATCCTTCGAAAATACGAGGTCAAAACAGTCATACATTTTGCGGCCAACTGCTATGTGGGAGAGTCTCAGGAAAACCCGGCCAAGTATTTTCAGAACAACTGCGTCCATACTTTAAACCTGTTCAAGGCTATGCAAATTTGCGGCGTAAAGCAAATCGTTTTTTCCTCCACCTGCGCCACGTATGGCAACCCGGTTTATTCGCCTCTGGATGAGCAGCATCCGCAAAATCCCATCAATGTGTATGGGTCCACCAAGTTAATGATCGAGCAGGCGCTCAGGGCCTATTCACTGGCTCAAGGCTGGTCTTACGTGGCCTTGCGCTATTTCAACGCAGCCGGTGCGGATGAAAGCGGCCTGATCGGTGAGCGTCACGATCCGGAAACGCATCTGATTCCGCTGATCCTGCAAACCGCCCTGGGTAAACGCAAGGCCATCCAGATTTACGGCAATGATTACGAGACCCCGGACGGAACATGCATTCGGGATTACATCCACGTCAACGATCTGGCATCAGCCCATATCGCGGCGATTCAATACCTGAGAGCCAACCCCGGTGGAGAGATTTTTAACCTGGGCAGCACCCGGGGTTCATCCGTACTGGAGGTGATTAACACCTGCCAAAGCGTGACGGGCCGGGAGATTCATGTGGACTATTCCGCCCGCAGAGCGGGAGATCCCCCCATGCTGGTGGCCAATGCCGAAAAAGCCCAGCGCTTACTGGGATGGACAACCCAGTACGACTTGCGGAAGATCGTTGAAACCGCCTGGCAGTGGGAGCAGCATCCTCAATTCCCGAGCGGACGATAA